One genomic segment of Kiritimatiella glycovorans includes these proteins:
- a CDS encoding tRNA uridine-5-carboxymethylaminomethyl modification enzyme MnmG/GidA produces MNQASYEVLVVGGGHAGVEAALAAARLGGRVALVTLSRDSIGRMSCNPSIGGIAKSHIVCEIDALGGEMARNTDYTGIQYRTLNTRKGPAVQAHRVQNDKQAYPRRLQAVIDAVSSLDVFEEEVTALWIKDARLRGVCTARSGVIAAETVVLTAGTFLGARVLIGHQSRAEGRFGDPASDQLAASLRALGLSMDRLKTGTPPRLHKDSIDYAKLKPQPGFEPPPFFSLAARKERDRWFHVEHSGERERARCAMFHVEHESSEMAPWVPGSGQIPCWLGETNERTHEIIRENLEKSSLYGGQVTGTGVRYCPSIEDKIVKFPDRNAHHVFVEPEGRGNPRVYPNGTSNSLPVEVQEEMIHSIRGLERAEFIRPGYAIEYDFVDPTQLNHSLETREVENLFCAGQINGTTGYEEAAGQGFVAGVNALRKVRGADPVLLGRDEAYIGVLIDDLVTRGTDEPYRMFTSRAEYRLLLRQDNARFRLRALAEEIGLVRPEVLRETDGLESAVSAEMERLETTFRGQSSLAQLLRRPENTYEDLPERDAGLSSEAARQVEIRIKYGGYIQRELDKLKRARPLEEVAIPGGIDYRGIAAFRYEAAEKLDRIRPETLAQAARIPGVNPPDIAILQMHIRRMTG; encoded by the coding sequence ATGAATCAGGCATCCTACGAAGTGCTGGTGGTCGGTGGCGGCCACGCCGGAGTCGAGGCCGCCCTGGCCGCGGCACGGCTCGGAGGACGGGTTGCGCTGGTGACCCTGTCCCGCGACAGCATCGGCCGCATGTCCTGCAACCCCTCCATCGGCGGGATCGCCAAATCTCATATCGTCTGCGAGATCGACGCCCTCGGAGGGGAGATGGCCCGCAATACGGATTATACCGGGATCCAATACCGGACGCTCAACACAAGGAAAGGCCCCGCCGTACAGGCCCATCGCGTCCAGAACGACAAGCAGGCCTACCCCCGCAGGCTGCAGGCCGTCATCGACGCCGTCAGCAGCCTCGATGTGTTTGAAGAAGAAGTCACCGCCCTGTGGATCAAAGACGCCCGGCTGCGGGGCGTCTGCACCGCACGCTCAGGCGTAATCGCAGCCGAAACCGTGGTGCTTACCGCAGGAACCTTCCTCGGCGCCCGCGTCCTCATCGGACACCAGAGCCGCGCCGAAGGACGCTTCGGCGACCCCGCGTCCGACCAACTGGCGGCCTCGCTGCGGGCCCTCGGCCTCTCCATGGACCGCCTCAAGACCGGAACGCCCCCCAGGCTCCACAAAGACAGCATCGACTACGCAAAATTGAAGCCACAGCCCGGGTTCGAGCCCCCGCCCTTCTTTTCTCTCGCCGCACGGAAAGAGCGGGATCGATGGTTCCACGTGGAACATTCCGGGGAAAGAGAGCGTGCGCGGTGTGCGATGTTCCACGTGGAACATGAGTCTTCCGAAATGGCGCCCTGGGTTCCGGGATCGGGGCAGATCCCCTGCTGGCTGGGCGAGACGAATGAACGCACGCACGAGATCATACGGGAGAATCTGGAAAAGAGTTCGCTCTATGGCGGGCAGGTTACGGGGACGGGGGTCCGGTATTGCCCGTCGATCGAGGACAAGATCGTGAAGTTCCCGGATCGGAATGCGCATCATGTGTTCGTGGAGCCGGAGGGACGCGGCAATCCCCGGGTTTATCCGAATGGCACTTCGAACAGCCTTCCTGTCGAGGTTCAGGAGGAGATGATTCACTCGATCCGCGGCCTCGAACGCGCGGAGTTTATCCGTCCGGGCTATGCCATCGAGTATGATTTCGTGGACCCGACCCAGCTGAACCATTCCCTGGAGACGCGGGAGGTGGAGAATCTTTTCTGTGCGGGACAGATCAACGGGACGACGGGCTACGAGGAAGCTGCGGGACAGGGGTTCGTTGCGGGGGTGAATGCGCTGAGAAAGGTGCGCGGAGCCGACCCGGTGCTGCTCGGGCGCGATGAGGCCTACATCGGGGTTCTGATCGACGACCTGGTGACCCGCGGGACGGATGAGCCCTATCGCATGTTTACTTCGCGGGCGGAATACCGCCTGCTGCTCCGGCAGGATAATGCGCGCTTCAGGCTCCGCGCGCTCGCGGAGGAGATCGGCCTGGTGCGTCCTGAGGTTCTGCGCGAGACGGACGGTCTGGAATCGGCGGTGAGCGCTGAAATGGAACGGCTTGAAACCACGTTCCGGGGCCAGTCGTCGCTGGCACAGCTGTTACGCCGCCCTGAGAACACCTACGAGGATCTTCCGGAGCGCGATGCGGGTTTGTCATCGGAGGCGGCCCGCCAGGTTGAGATCCGCATTAAATACGGCGGATATATACAGAGAGAACTGGACAAGCTTAAGAGGGCGAGGCCGCTGGAGGAGGTAGCGATCCCGGGGGGGATCGATTACCGGGGGATCGCCGCGTTCCGCTACGAGGCGGCGGAAAAACTGGACCGCATTCGGCCCGAGACGCTCGCGCAGGCGGCCCGAATCCCCGGCGTGAATCCGCCCGATATCGCGATCCTCCAGATGCATATCCGCCGCATGACGGGATGA
- the rpmE gene encoding 50S ribosomal protein L31, translated as MKKEIHPEYQEAVIKCACGSELRTRSTAKEMHVNTCAHCHPFFTGKAKYIDTEGRVERFQKRYAKFMNK; from the coding sequence ATGAAAAAAGAGATTCATCCGGAATACCAGGAAGCAGTCATCAAGTGCGCCTGCGGCAGCGAGTTGCGCACCCGGTCGACGGCAAAGGAAATGCACGTGAACACGTGCGCTCACTGTCATCCCTTCTTCACGGGCAAGGCCAAGTACATCGACACCGAGGGCCGGGTCGAGCGCTTCCAGAAGCGTTACGCGAAGTTCATGAACAAGTGA
- the prfA gene encoding peptide chain release factor 1 → MIDRAYLERLTGRRGEIEAEMSRPETAGDAARMQALMREYSRLKDLIAVAEQYLSLSEQHEESLAVLEDPATEPELRELAEEQRLESEKALPAAERNLQLALLEPDPMDEKPVIVEIRAGTGGEEAALFTADLYKMYSRYAENAGWRTSIISTSDSDAGGYKEIVFGVEDAAAYRWMKYESGTHRVQRVPETETQGRIHTSAATVAVLPEAEEVDIEINPQDLKIDTYRASGAGGQHVNTTDSAVRITHEPSGLIVQCQDERSQHKNRAKALKVLRSKLLDHQRREDEMRAAEMRKSQVGSGDRSEKIRTYNFPQNRVTDHRINLTLYKLDRIMAGELAELIETLRERDLEKRIEAEVQTATPQNGSS, encoded by the coding sequence ATGATCGACCGGGCCTACCTCGAACGCCTGACCGGGCGCAGGGGCGAAATCGAAGCGGAGATGTCGCGGCCCGAGACCGCCGGCGACGCGGCCCGCATGCAGGCCCTGATGCGCGAATATTCGCGGCTCAAGGATCTCATCGCCGTCGCGGAGCAGTACCTGTCGCTGTCGGAACAGCACGAAGAGAGCCTGGCCGTGCTGGAAGATCCCGCCACCGAACCCGAACTCAGGGAACTCGCGGAAGAGCAGCGCCTGGAATCGGAAAAGGCGCTTCCCGCCGCCGAGAGAAATCTTCAGCTTGCGCTCCTGGAGCCGGATCCGATGGACGAGAAACCGGTCATCGTGGAGATCCGCGCCGGCACGGGCGGAGAAGAGGCCGCGCTGTTTACGGCCGACCTTTATAAAATGTACAGCCGATACGCCGAAAACGCCGGCTGGAGGACGTCGATTATATCCACCAGTGACTCCGACGCAGGGGGTTACAAAGAAATCGTGTTCGGGGTCGAAGACGCCGCCGCGTATCGGTGGATGAAATACGAAAGCGGTACCCATCGGGTGCAGCGCGTTCCCGAAACAGAGACCCAGGGACGCATTCATACCTCTGCGGCCACCGTAGCCGTCCTGCCCGAGGCCGAAGAGGTGGACATCGAAATCAATCCGCAGGATCTCAAAATCGACACCTACCGCGCCTCCGGAGCCGGCGGACAACACGTCAATACCACCGACTCCGCCGTCCGGATCACCCACGAACCTTCGGGCCTGATTGTGCAGTGCCAGGATGAGCGCTCGCAGCACAAGAACAGGGCAAAAGCACTTAAAGTATTGCGCTCCAAGCTTTTGGATCATCAGCGCCGGGAGGACGAAATGCGGGCGGCCGAGATGCGCAAGTCCCAGGTCGGAAGCGGGGACCGCAGCGAGAAGATCAGGACGTACAATTTTCCCCAGAATCGGGTCACGGATCACAGAATCAACCTGACCCTGTACAAGCTCGACCGCATCATGGCCGGAGAACTCGCGGAGCTGATCGAAACGCTCCGCGAGCGCGATCTTGAAAAGCGGATTGAAGCCGAGGTACAGACCGCCACGCCCCAAAACGGCTCATCCTGA